A genomic segment from Thamnophis elegans isolate rThaEle1 chromosome 3, rThaEle1.pri, whole genome shotgun sequence encodes:
- the HEMGN gene encoding hemogen isoform X1 — translation MANLEKDHSYSETPQQAEATPEEYAVADVGISHRLRDRELLRKRRAEAEEKDTEQWVLGEQKRHKRARKGRATGRARGRRQTPQPEPQPELQSEKAESHETQVTTVEEKPEVTHGLHEEYSVPLVVTEGLYSQEEITPSVFRYAQHPGLEETPRPEGSEDPQSLENDHLEQNLFGF, via the exons ATGGCAAATTTAGAAAAGGATCATTCATACTCTGAAACGCCACAGCAAGCAGAGGCCACACCTGAAGAGTATGCAGTTGCAG ATGTTGGCATTTCACACCGTTTGAGAGACCGAGAACTTCTCAGAAAAAGAagagcagaagcagaagaaaaagacaCTGAACAGTGGGTTCTGGG GGAGCAAAAGAGACACAAGCGAGCACGGAAAGGAAGAGCAACTGGAAGGGCCCGAGGCCGGCGCCAGACTCCACAACCAGAACCACAACCAGAATTGCAGTCAGAGAAAGCCGAGAGTCATGAAACACAAGTGACCACAGTGGAGGAGAAACCTGAAGTCACTCATGGACTCCATGAAGAATACTCTGTCCCTCTGGTGGTAACGGAAGGGTTGTATTCCCAAGAGGAAATAACTCCATCTGTTTTCAGATATG CCCAGCACCCAGGATTAGAGGAGACACCAAGACCAGAAGGCTCAGAGGACCCCCAATCTTTGGAAAATGATCACTTGGAGCAAAATTTATTTGGCTTTTAA
- the HEMGN gene encoding hemogen isoform X2, translated as MANLEKDHSYSETPQQAEATPEEYAVADVGISHRLRDRELLRKRRAEAEEKDTEQEQKRHKRARKGRATGRARGRRQTPQPEPQPELQSEKAESHETQVTTVEEKPEVTHGLHEEYSVPLVVTEGLYSQEEITPSVFRYAQHPGLEETPRPEGSEDPQSLENDHLEQNLFGF; from the exons ATGGCAAATTTAGAAAAGGATCATTCATACTCTGAAACGCCACAGCAAGCAGAGGCCACACCTGAAGAGTATGCAGTTGCAG ATGTTGGCATTTCACACCGTTTGAGAGACCGAGAACTTCTCAGAAAAAGAagagcagaagcagaagaaaaagacaCTGAACA GGAGCAAAAGAGACACAAGCGAGCACGGAAAGGAAGAGCAACTGGAAGGGCCCGAGGCCGGCGCCAGACTCCACAACCAGAACCACAACCAGAATTGCAGTCAGAGAAAGCCGAGAGTCATGAAACACAAGTGACCACAGTGGAGGAGAAACCTGAAGTCACTCATGGACTCCATGAAGAATACTCTGTCCCTCTGGTGGTAACGGAAGGGTTGTATTCCCAAGAGGAAATAACTCCATCTGTTTTCAGATATG CCCAGCACCCAGGATTAGAGGAGACACCAAGACCAGAAGGCTCAGAGGACCCCCAATCTTTGGAAAATGATCACTTGGAGCAAAATTTATTTGGCTTTTAA